In Plodia interpunctella isolate USDA-ARS_2022_Savannah chromosome 4, ilPloInte3.2, whole genome shotgun sequence, the sequence aaggcttcctccttggcccgaccgatggccagctgcagctccttgcgattttccacatacaccgcatacagctgaccatccctctcctcgtcccggggactgcgccgcctgcttcgactataggcccttcgggccgcgttgcaggcgacgcgaagggcggcaatctccgccgaccaccaatagaccgcccgcctagggggggctcgacctacgcttggcatggccgcccggcacaccactgtgaaagcgtcgccgagacggtcagccgcgtcgtccacccccattccgtctagaggcgggaggctccagcggccgacgatggccgcctcttccgccagctcccggtcaagccgcgtaatggcccagcgcgggaaccggctgcgcacccgggacgatgatgccgcctggcattggggggcggccgacacctcgaaccgaatatacaagtggtccgagagtgtctccacccccccttccaccctccagtccgacacggagcgcgcggcggagggggtggcgaacgtcaggtccaccac encodes:
- the LOC128669521 gene encoding uncharacterized protein LOC128669521 translates to MGVTFLQANLNHSARAQDLLLQSMAEWDLDVAVVAEPYAVPSLPHWAGDLDGLVAIVARPGAAPPLAIKKRGNGFVVAVRGEYAIIGVYFSPNRDLPALERFLDALGPEIRRLAPLKVFVAGDFNAKSTAWGNPATEPKGRKRRTGGSVVDLTFATPSAARSVSDWRVEGGVETLSDHLYIRFEVSAAPQCQAASSSRVRSRFPRWAITRLDRELAEEAAIVGRWSLPPLDGMGVDDAADRLGDAFTVVCRAAMPSVGRAPPRRAVYWWSAEIAALRVACNAARRAYSRSRRRSPRDEERDGQLYAV